In Streptomyces chartreusis, the following proteins share a genomic window:
- a CDS encoding tetratricopeptide repeat protein, whose amino-acid sequence MVFQAGRDMYVRLDAASRSTAVVLPVVPLQDAVQPLFIGRGGEQQQLESLFSSSSESTAIVVSGLAGVGKTALSWHAAARAVERGLFPGGAVMVNLHGYEPELALEAAQVFGPLLRALGQSPADIPARAGEQAAAYHHLLAQRAAGNEPVLLILDNASKAGQITDLLPVSATHRVVVTSRDLLAPRIRGARSVRLTALPPAQAAELLAASVIRHTADKVMPAHQESISALAALCGNLPLALEIVSALLAEAADPGQLVEDLADTHTRLSFLDDGERAVRAAFDLSFVRLNGDEATCFTFLSLNPGPELATDAAAVLFDRPQLQTRRALSALRRAHLLEPGTTSDRWSMHDLLRLYAAEVLAQRETAQTRDEALERILRHYSARVRTEERCFYPPQQTGAVHDERWVTRRQQAIDWFDIELPNLVGAVSRAAAMGFADLSVRTAAHLFHYFDHYRLWPEWEATHRAALVAARQSGDEVGQAQLLCSLGLLLREQHRTEEARQAQSESLELARRTCDTVREGWAAVHLGGVLHDMRRYEDAATILGEAVSVFAGLGDAHGEAWAHQNLGSVHAALGRTNDAIIAYEGSIRVRAEAGDSYGAVFTWTQLGAAYAAAGQLEQAGDCLQRSMDLCRHLGYDDELALAQGLMSSVCTFMKRSEEADEHRNASFASIRAVSDLHKSVIAFSELAAQQAAVGDTSGAGFSYREALDLLGVEEDPQRSLSDQVADEIHRAEIRTTSAT is encoded by the coding sequence ATGGTCTTCCAGGCTGGGCGGGACATGTACGTCCGCCTCGATGCCGCGTCCCGGTCCACTGCGGTGGTTCTGCCCGTGGTCCCTCTCCAGGACGCGGTTCAGCCGCTCTTCATCGGGCGCGGCGGTGAACAGCAGCAGTTGGAGAGCCTGTTCAGCTCTTCTTCGGAGTCCACCGCCATCGTGGTGTCGGGACTCGCGGGTGTGGGGAAGACGGCTCTGAGCTGGCACGCGGCAGCCCGCGCGGTCGAACGGGGGCTGTTTCCGGGTGGTGCCGTCATGGTCAATCTGCACGGCTACGAACCAGAGCTGGCGCTGGAGGCGGCGCAGGTCTTCGGCCCGCTGTTGCGTGCGCTGGGCCAGTCACCCGCGGACATCCCCGCACGAGCCGGTGAACAGGCTGCGGCCTACCATCACTTGCTGGCGCAACGTGCCGCGGGCAACGAACCCGTCCTCCTGATCTTGGACAACGCGTCCAAGGCGGGCCAGATCACGGATCTCCTACCCGTTTCGGCGACGCACCGTGTCGTGGTGACCTCACGCGACCTGCTCGCCCCGCGCATACGCGGCGCGCGCAGTGTGCGGCTGACAGCTCTTCCACCAGCGCAGGCGGCCGAGCTGCTGGCTGCATCGGTGATCCGGCACACTGCGGACAAGGTGATGCCGGCGCACCAGGAATCGATCTCCGCTTTGGCCGCTCTGTGCGGAAACCTTCCCCTGGCCCTCGAAATCGTGTCGGCGCTACTGGCCGAGGCCGCCGACCCGGGACAACTGGTCGAAGACCTTGCGGACACCCATACGAGACTGTCTTTTCTGGACGACGGTGAGCGAGCTGTCCGGGCCGCCTTCGACCTGTCGTTTGTCCGCTTGAACGGCGATGAGGCGACCTGCTTCACCTTCCTGTCGCTGAATCCAGGACCGGAGCTGGCGACTGATGCCGCGGCGGTTCTCTTCGACCGCCCACAGCTGCAGACACGACGGGCGCTGTCGGCTCTGCGCCGGGCTCACCTGTTGGAGCCGGGCACGACGTCCGACCGCTGGAGCATGCACGACCTTCTCCGTCTGTACGCAGCTGAAGTGCTCGCTCAACGTGAGACGGCGCAGACCCGTGACGAGGCGTTGGAAAGGATTCTGCGGCACTACAGCGCGCGTGTGCGGACCGAGGAACGGTGCTTCTATCCACCGCAGCAAACAGGCGCCGTTCACGACGAGCGATGGGTGACGCGGCGTCAGCAGGCTATCGACTGGTTCGACATTGAGCTGCCCAACCTCGTCGGAGCGGTCAGCCGTGCGGCCGCCATGGGATTCGCCGACCTGTCGGTCCGGACCGCTGCCCATCTCTTCCACTACTTCGATCACTACCGTCTGTGGCCGGAGTGGGAGGCGACGCACCGGGCAGCTCTCGTCGCCGCGCGCCAGAGCGGTGACGAGGTCGGGCAGGCTCAGCTGCTCTGCAGCCTGGGACTGCTCCTGCGTGAACAGCATCGAACAGAAGAAGCCCGACAGGCACAGAGCGAGAGTCTGGAGCTGGCCCGCCGTACTTGTGACACCGTGCGGGAGGGATGGGCCGCCGTCCACCTCGGAGGTGTCCTGCACGACATGCGCCGCTACGAGGACGCTGCCACCATCCTTGGCGAAGCGGTCAGCGTCTTCGCCGGGTTGGGCGACGCTCATGGCGAAGCCTGGGCCCACCAGAACCTGGGCTCGGTGCATGCCGCCCTGGGACGGACGAACGATGCCATTATCGCGTACGAAGGGAGCATCCGCGTACGGGCGGAGGCGGGCGACTCCTACGGCGCCGTGTTCACCTGGACCCAGCTCGGGGCCGCGTACGCGGCGGCTGGTCAGCTGGAGCAGGCCGGCGACTGCCTGCAGCGCAGCATGGATCTCTGTCGACATCTTGGCTATGACGACGAACTTGCCTTGGCCCAGGGCCTGATGAGCAGTGTATGCACCTTCATGAAGCGTTCTGAAGAGGCGGACGAACACCGCAATGCCTCCTTCGCGTCCATCCGCGCGGTGTCCGATCTGCACAAGAGCGTCATCGCCTTCAGCGAGTTGGCCGCGCAGCAAGCGGCTGTCGGAGACACATCGGGAGCCGGGTTCTCCTATCGGGAGGCGCTTGACCTGCTGGGGGTCGAGGAAGATCCGCAACGGAGCCTCAGTGATCAGGTAGCCGACGAGATACACCGAGCCGAGATTCGTACGACGTCAGCGACGTGA
- a CDS encoding metallophosphoesterase family protein, protein MRILHLSDTHVEKSDAPNKYGVNATDSLRLMLAELRHLRAVDAIVVTGDIADDGAVEAYTAVRELVGEFARPLAAPVFYTTGNHDERVAFGKVLGSGHAEPELVLDSEAGERAAVTTVGGVRFVTLDSLVPGKVHGHLGADQLDWLKRVLSTPAERGTVLALHHPPIALDISATQPVFGLRDPGDLAEVIRGSDVRLVLAGHYHLQLFGFLAAVPVWVTPGVVSRVDLTTAPGTERVVRGASASLLELDGPDGPLFHTFHARDPRAHETVYELDEGQVRALIEREG, encoded by the coding sequence ATGAGGATCCTTCATCTCTCCGACACCCATGTGGAGAAGTCCGACGCCCCCAACAAGTACGGCGTCAACGCCACCGACTCGCTCCGGCTGATGCTCGCCGAACTGAGGCACCTGCGGGCCGTCGACGCGATCGTCGTCACGGGGGACATCGCGGACGACGGCGCCGTGGAGGCGTATACGGCGGTACGCGAACTGGTGGGCGAGTTCGCGCGCCCGCTCGCCGCACCGGTCTTCTACACGACCGGCAATCACGACGAACGCGTGGCCTTCGGCAAGGTGCTCGGCAGCGGCCATGCGGAGCCGGAGCTGGTGCTCGACTCCGAGGCCGGTGAGCGGGCGGCCGTGACCACGGTCGGGGGCGTGCGGTTCGTGACCCTGGACTCGCTGGTGCCGGGCAAGGTGCACGGCCATCTGGGCGCGGACCAACTCGACTGGCTGAAGCGTGTGTTGAGCACCCCGGCCGAGCGGGGCACCGTGCTCGCCCTCCACCACCCGCCGATCGCCCTCGACATCTCGGCGACCCAGCCGGTCTTCGGCCTGCGCGACCCCGGCGACCTCGCCGAGGTGATCCGGGGCAGCGACGTACGCCTCGTCCTGGCCGGGCACTACCACCTCCAGCTCTTCGGCTTCCTGGCCGCCGTGCCCGTCTGGGTCACCCCCGGCGTCGTCAGCCGCGTCGACCTGACGACGGCACCCGGCACGGAACGCGTGGTGCGCGGCGCGTCGGCGTCCCTCCTTGAGCTGGACGGCCCGGACGGCCCCCTGTTCCACACCTTCCATGCCCGCGACCCCCGGGCGCACGAGACGGTGTACGAGCTGGACGAGGGCCAGGTGCGGGCGCTCATCGAGCGGGAGGGCTGA
- a CDS encoding MFS transporter, translating to MSHAPAPPAEAGAGAPPRSNAVVAVLAFAGIVVSLMQTLVIPIVPELPKLLDAPASDTAWAVTATLLAAAVATPVMGRLGDMYGKRRMLLVSVVMLIGGSVVCGLSDALVPMIVGRVLQGLASGVIPLGISIMRDELPAERLGSATALMSASLGIGGALGLPAAALIADNFDWHVLFWTSAGLGVVALGCVLLFVPESKVRTGGRFDLVGGIGMAVGLVCLLLGISKGADWGWTSGTTLGLFVAAVLILLAWGWWELRIEQPLVDLRTTARRQVLVTNLASIAVGFAMFAMSLVLPQLLQLPAQTGYGLGKSMLVAGLCLAPSGLVMMATAPVSAAISRAKGPKVTLMIGVLIVAAGYSLNIVLMSQVWHFILVACVIGAGIGFAYGSMPALIMGAVPASETAAANSLNTLMRSLGTSTASAVAGVILAQMTTDFGGYALPSENAFKVVLAVGAGAALLAFVVASFIPRQGSAAAGAPVAQPASEPARATAK from the coding sequence ATGTCCCACGCCCCTGCTCCTCCCGCCGAGGCGGGGGCCGGCGCCCCGCCCCGGTCGAACGCCGTGGTGGCGGTGCTGGCCTTCGCCGGAATCGTCGTCTCGCTGATGCAGACGCTGGTCATCCCGATCGTCCCGGAGCTGCCGAAGCTGCTGGACGCCCCGGCCTCCGACACCGCCTGGGCGGTCACGGCGACGCTGCTCGCCGCCGCCGTCGCGACACCCGTGATGGGCCGTCTCGGCGACATGTACGGCAAGCGGCGGATGCTGCTGGTCAGCGTCGTCATGCTGATCGGCGGCTCGGTGGTCTGCGGCCTGAGCGACGCCCTGGTCCCGATGATCGTCGGACGGGTGCTCCAGGGTCTGGCCTCCGGTGTGATCCCGCTCGGCATCAGCATCATGCGCGACGAGCTTCCCGCCGAGCGCCTCGGCTCGGCCACCGCCCTGATGAGCGCCTCCCTCGGCATCGGCGGCGCCCTCGGCCTGCCCGCCGCCGCGCTCATCGCCGACAACTTCGACTGGCACGTCCTGTTCTGGACGTCGGCCGGTCTGGGTGTCGTGGCCCTCGGGTGCGTGCTGCTGTTCGTGCCCGAGTCGAAGGTGCGCACCGGCGGGCGCTTCGACCTGGTCGGCGGCATAGGTATGGCCGTCGGGCTCGTGTGTCTGCTGCTCGGCATCTCCAAGGGTGCCGACTGGGGCTGGACCAGCGGCACGACGCTCGGTCTGTTCGTGGCGGCCGTGCTGATCCTGCTCGCCTGGGGCTGGTGGGAGCTGCGCATCGAGCAGCCGCTGGTCGACCTCCGTACGACGGCCCGCCGGCAGGTGCTGGTCACCAACCTGGCCTCGATCGCGGTGGGCTTCGCGATGTTCGCGATGAGCCTCGTCCTGCCGCAGCTCCTCCAGCTCCCCGCCCAGACCGGCTACGGCCTCGGCAAGTCGATGCTGGTCGCGGGCCTGTGCCTGGCGCCGTCCGGCCTGGTCATGATGGCCACGGCCCCGGTGTCGGCGGCCATCTCCCGGGCCAAGGGCCCCAAGGTCACACTGATGATCGGTGTCCTGATCGTGGCCGCGGGCTACAGCCTCAACATCGTCCTGATGTCCCAGGTCTGGCACTTCATCCTGGTCGCCTGCGTCATCGGCGCGGGCATCGGCTTCGCCTACGGCTCCATGCCCGCCCTGATCATGGGCGCGGTGCCCGCGTCGGAGACGGCCGCCGCGAACAGCCTCAACACGCTGATGCGCTCCCTCGGCACGTCCACCGCGAGCGCCGTCGCGGGTGTGATCCTCGCCCAGATGACGACGGACTTCGGCGGCTACGCCCTCCCGTCCGAGAACGCCTTCAAGGTGGTCCTCGCGGTGGGCGCCGGCGCGGCACTGCTGGCCTTCGTCGTGGCGTCCTTCATCCCGCGCCAGGGGTCGGCCGCCGCCGGGGCGCCCGTGGCACAGCCGGCGTCGGAGCCGGCGCGAGCGACGGCGAAGTAG
- the murQ gene encoding N-acetylmuramic acid 6-phosphate etherase, with protein sequence MTSAPTPRNLRAELDTLTTEAFRPELAEIDQLPTLDIARLMNGEDASVPAAVASRLPEIAAAIDAVAERMARGGRLVYAGAGTAGRLGVLDASECPPTFNTDPTEVVGLIAGGPEAMVTSIEGAEDSKDLARTDLDALVLTPDDTVVGISASGRTPYAVGAVEHARRQGALTIGLSCNPGSALAAAAEHGIEVVVGPELLTGSTRLKAGTAQKLVLNMLSTITMIRLGKTYGNLMVDVRASNEKLRARSRRIVALATGATDPDIERALTEAGGEVKTAILILLADTDGPTATQLLTDSDGHLRAALKSAGE encoded by the coding sequence ATGACCTCCGCACCCACCCCCCGCAACCTCCGTGCCGAGTTGGACACCCTGACCACGGAGGCGTTCCGGCCCGAGCTCGCCGAGATCGACCAGCTCCCCACTCTCGACATCGCCCGGCTCATGAACGGCGAGGACGCCTCCGTGCCGGCCGCCGTCGCCTCGCGGCTGCCCGAGATCGCCGCCGCCATCGACGCCGTCGCCGAGCGCATGGCACGCGGCGGGCGGCTCGTCTACGCCGGTGCCGGCACCGCCGGCCGCCTCGGGGTCCTCGACGCCTCCGAGTGCCCGCCCACCTTCAACACCGACCCCACCGAGGTCGTCGGCCTCATCGCGGGCGGCCCGGAGGCGATGGTCACCTCGATCGAGGGCGCCGAGGACTCCAAGGACCTGGCCCGCACCGACCTCGACGCCCTGGTACTCACCCCCGACGACACGGTGGTCGGCATCTCGGCCTCCGGCCGCACCCCGTACGCCGTCGGCGCCGTCGAACACGCCCGCCGCCAGGGTGCGTTGACCATCGGCCTGTCCTGCAACCCGGGCAGCGCCCTCGCCGCGGCCGCCGAGCACGGCATCGAGGTCGTCGTGGGCCCGGAGCTGCTCACCGGCTCGACCCGGCTGAAGGCCGGCACCGCCCAGAAGCTCGTGCTCAACATGCTGTCGACGATCACGATGATCCGGCTCGGCAAGACCTACGGGAACCTCATGGTCGACGTCCGCGCCTCCAACGAAAAGCTCCGCGCCCGCTCCCGCCGTATCGTCGCCCTCGCCACCGGCGCGACCGACCCCGACATCGAACGGGCCCTGACGGAGGCGGGCGGCGAGGTGAAGACGGCCATCCTGATCCTCCTCGCCGACACGGACGGACCCACCGCGACCCAGCTCCTGACCGACTCCGACGGCCATCTGCGAGCGGCTCTGAAATCGGCGGGGGAATGA
- a CDS encoding DinB family protein: MNETSNNTVTDERSDLLETLAKHRHFLRFTTRDLTDYQAGQRSTASELCVGGLIKHVTSTERNWAEFIQRGPAAMGDFKNMTEADFAKRADDFRMLPGETLEGVLAAYEEVAAVTDKLVADLPDLNVSHPLPEAPWFEPGARWSARRVLLHIIAETAQHAGHADIIRESLDGAKSMG; encoded by the coding sequence ATGAACGAGACCTCGAACAACACCGTCACCGACGAGCGCTCCGACCTCCTGGAGACGCTGGCCAAGCACCGGCACTTCCTGCGGTTCACCACCCGGGACCTCACCGACTATCAGGCGGGGCAGCGGAGCACGGCCAGTGAGCTGTGTGTCGGCGGCCTGATCAAGCACGTCACGTCGACGGAGCGGAACTGGGCGGAATTCATCCAGCGGGGCCCGGCGGCCATGGGCGACTTCAAGAACATGACCGAGGCGGACTTCGCGAAGCGGGCCGACGACTTCCGGATGCTGCCCGGCGAGACGCTGGAGGGCGTCCTGGCGGCGTACGAGGAAGTGGCCGCCGTGACCGACAAGCTGGTCGCGGACCTGCCCGACCTGAACGTCTCCCACCCGCTGCCGGAGGCCCCGTGGTTCGAGCCCGGCGCGCGCTGGTCGGCCCGCAGGGTGCTGCTGCACATCATCGCCGAGACGGCGCAGCACGCCGGCCACGCCGACATCATCCGGGAGTCCCTGGACGGCGCGAAGAGCATGGGCTGA
- a CDS encoding DUF397 domain-containing protein, which produces MTSIPDHDLSAATWHKSSYSGGGGDNCLEVTHDFPTVVPVRDSKTPHGPALIFPASVWAAFVNAVRI; this is translated from the coding sequence ATGACGAGCATCCCTGACCACGACCTGAGCGCCGCCACATGGCACAAGTCGAGCTACAGCGGCGGCGGGGGTGACAACTGCCTCGAAGTCACCCACGACTTCCCCACCGTCGTCCCCGTCCGCGACTCCAAGACCCCCCACGGCCCAGCCCTCATATTTCCCGCATCCGTTTGGGCCGCCTTCGTCAATGCGGTCAGGATCTGA
- a CDS encoding aldo/keto reductase, whose amino-acid sequence MTASETFLIGGDLEVRRLGFGAMHLRPEPAQDRAAAVAVARRAVELGVTLIDTAHMYGWGANEDLLAEALHPYPDDLAIATKVGFRQTTTDQGWRYAGAPDELREQVDEALRRLRLDRIDLLQLHRLDPGVPLADQLGALRDLRDEGKIARIGLSEVDEGELAAARAVVDIASVQNRYNLLDREHEPVLKVCEEAGIAFLPWRPVAAGASGAQSEQIATIAKELDATPTQVAIAWLLAHSPVIVPIPGTSSIAHLEENLGAAAVHLGQDQYDRLTR is encoded by the coding sequence ATGACGGCATCGGAGACGTTCCTCATCGGCGGCGATCTGGAAGTACGACGGCTCGGGTTCGGGGCGATGCATCTGCGGCCGGAGCCCGCGCAGGACCGGGCCGCCGCCGTCGCGGTCGCCCGGCGGGCCGTGGAACTCGGCGTCACGCTGATCGACACGGCCCACATGTACGGCTGGGGCGCCAACGAGGATCTCCTCGCCGAGGCCCTGCACCCCTACCCGGACGACCTCGCCATCGCCACGAAGGTCGGGTTCCGTCAGACCACCACCGACCAGGGCTGGCGGTACGCCGGCGCCCCCGACGAACTGCGCGAACAGGTCGACGAGGCCCTGCGCCGCCTCCGCCTGGACCGGATCGACCTGCTCCAGCTCCACCGCCTCGACCCCGGCGTCCCCCTGGCCGACCAGCTCGGCGCCCTCCGCGACCTGCGCGACGAGGGCAAGATCGCCCGGATCGGTCTCTCCGAGGTCGACGAGGGCGAACTCGCCGCCGCCCGCGCCGTCGTGGACATCGCGAGCGTCCAGAACCGGTACAACCTCCTCGACCGCGAGCACGAGCCCGTCCTCAAGGTGTGCGAGGAAGCCGGTATCGCCTTCCTGCCGTGGCGGCCGGTGGCGGCCGGCGCCTCCGGTGCGCAGTCGGAGCAGATCGCCACGATCGCGAAGGAACTCGACGCCACCCCGACCCAGGTCGCCATCGCCTGGCTCCTCGCCCACTCACCGGTGATCGTCCCGATCCCCGGCACGTCGAGCATCGCGCACCTGGAGGAGAACCTCGGAGCGGCCGCCGTACACCTCGGCCAGGACCAGTACGACCGCCTAACGCGGTAA
- a CDS encoding helix-turn-helix domain-containing protein: MPGPKDLDPSSSPRALLGAELRHAREKAGLSQEKLGQLLFASGSFVGQLEAGTRRIQPEQARLLDEALGTGDFFQRNFRAASKSKYPEHFAEAAEAETEATAIREYAPLLIPGLLQTPAYARAVNRAYDPIAPEEIIEEWVEGRMARTRLLDHPTKPLLWAVLDEAALRRVTGGRSVMAEALRHIAALARRNRVIVQVLQFSAGAHAAMKGPLKLMEFEDAPPLAYLEGVGTGRLEDDPATVAHMKFTYELLAAAALSPEKSLALIDALAQDYSHDEHP, translated from the coding sequence GTGCCGGGACCCAAGGACCTGGATCCATCCTCATCGCCGCGCGCGCTGCTGGGCGCGGAGCTGCGGCACGCCCGCGAGAAGGCGGGCCTCAGCCAGGAGAAGCTGGGCCAACTGCTGTTCGCCAGCGGCTCGTTCGTCGGGCAACTGGAGGCAGGCACGCGGCGGATCCAGCCAGAACAGGCCCGCTTGTTGGACGAAGCACTGGGTACGGGGGACTTCTTCCAGCGGAACTTCAGGGCCGCGTCGAAGTCGAAGTATCCGGAGCACTTCGCGGAGGCCGCGGAAGCCGAGACCGAGGCAACGGCCATCCGGGAGTACGCACCGCTGCTGATCCCCGGACTGCTCCAGACGCCCGCGTACGCACGGGCCGTGAACCGGGCGTACGACCCCATCGCGCCGGAGGAGATCATCGAGGAGTGGGTGGAGGGTCGGATGGCGCGGACCCGGCTGCTCGATCACCCAACAAAGCCCTTGTTGTGGGCCGTGCTCGACGAGGCGGCGTTGCGCCGGGTGACCGGCGGCCGTTCCGTCATGGCCGAAGCCCTGCGCCACATCGCGGCCCTGGCTCGCCGGAACCGGGTCATCGTGCAGGTGCTGCAGTTCAGCGCTGGTGCGCACGCCGCGATGAAGGGGCCCCTGAAGCTGATGGAGTTCGAGGACGCCCCTCCACTGGCCTACCTCGAAGGGGTCGGCACCGGACGACTGGAGGACGACCCGGCCACCGTCGCCCACATGAAGTTCACCTACGAACTCCTCGCGGCCGCAGCACTCTCGCCCGAGAAGTCCCTGGCCTTGATCGATGCGTTGGCCCAGGATTACTCCCATGACGAGCATCCCTGA
- a CDS encoding DUF4031 domain-containing protein: protein MIYIDPPTWPGHGRMWSHLVSDLSYDELHTFAEKLGVPRRAFERDHYDIPSHRYADAVRAGAVEVSSREVVRLLQGAGLRRPKGRDWG from the coding sequence GTGATCTACATCGACCCGCCCACCTGGCCGGGACACGGCCGGATGTGGTCGCACCTCGTCAGCGACCTCTCGTACGACGAACTGCACACGTTCGCCGAGAAGTTGGGCGTGCCGAGGCGGGCGTTCGAGCGGGACCACTACGACATACCCTCGCACCGGTACGCCGACGCGGTGCGCGCCGGCGCGGTGGAGGTCAGCAGCCGTGAGGTGGTGCGGTTGTTGCAGGGGGCGGGGCTGCGGAGGCCGAAGGGGCGGGACTGGGGCTGA
- a CDS encoding NADH:flavin oxidoreductase, whose amino-acid sequence MTVTQPAASRAAQILARPTAINGLTVPNRIVMAPMTRMFSPGGVPGADVESYYSRRAAAGVGLIVTEGTYVGHESAGQSDRVPRFHGEEQLAGWAKVADAVHAAGGTIVPQLWHIGMVREQGQPPYAEAPAVGPSGLRIGAEEVTGRAMTRRDLDDVIGAFAEAAADAERIGFDGVEIHGAHGYLVDQFLWEGTNRRTDAYGGDPVARAAFGAEIVAAVRERVSPDFPVIFRYSQWKQEAYDARLAETPEELEAILAPLAAAGVDAFHASTRRYWIPEFDGSDLNLAGWTKKLTGKPAITVGSVGLDGEFLGAFAGQGSGLKGIDDLLDRLESEEFDFVAVGRALLQDPEWAAKVLDGRFGELAPYDAASLKTLS is encoded by the coding sequence GTGACCGTCACTCAGCCCGCTGCCTCTCGTGCGGCGCAGATTCTGGCTCGGCCGACTGCGATCAACGGCCTCACCGTTCCCAACCGCATCGTGATGGCGCCGATGACGCGGATGTTCTCGCCGGGTGGTGTGCCGGGGGCGGACGTGGAGTCGTACTACTCGCGGCGGGCCGCCGCCGGTGTGGGGCTGATCGTGACCGAGGGGACGTACGTCGGGCACGAGTCCGCCGGGCAGAGCGACCGGGTGCCGCGGTTCCACGGTGAGGAGCAGCTCGCCGGCTGGGCGAAGGTCGCCGACGCGGTGCACGCCGCGGGCGGCACCATCGTGCCGCAGCTGTGGCACATCGGCATGGTGCGCGAGCAGGGCCAGCCGCCGTACGCCGAGGCGCCCGCGGTGGGTCCGTCCGGGCTGCGGATCGGGGCCGAGGAGGTCACCGGCAGGGCGATGACGCGGCGTGACCTGGACGACGTGATCGGCGCCTTCGCCGAGGCCGCCGCGGACGCCGAGCGCATCGGCTTCGACGGCGTGGAGATCCACGGCGCCCACGGCTACCTCGTCGACCAGTTCCTGTGGGAGGGCACCAACCGCCGCACGGACGCCTACGGCGGTGACCCCGTCGCCCGTGCGGCCTTCGGCGCGGAGATCGTGGCCGCCGTACGCGAGCGCGTCTCCCCGGACTTCCCCGTCATCTTCCGCTACTCGCAGTGGAAGCAGGAGGCCTACGACGCCCGTCTCGCCGAGACCCCCGAGGAGCTGGAGGCCATTCTGGCCCCGCTCGCCGCGGCCGGCGTCGACGCCTTCCACGCCTCCACCCGCCGCTACTGGATCCCGGAGTTCGACGGCTCCGACCTCAACCTCGCGGGCTGGACCAAGAAGCTGACCGGCAAGCCCGCCATCACCGTCGGCTCGGTCGGCCTGGACGGCGAGTTCCTGGGCGCCTTCGCCGGCCAGGGCTCCGGGCTCAAGGGCATCGACGACCTCCTGGACCGTCTGGAGTCCGAGGAGTTCGACTTCGTCGCCGTCGGCCGCGCGCTGCTCCAGGACCCCGAGTGGGCGGCGAAGGTGCTGGACGGCCGCTTCGGCGAGCTGGCGCCGTACGACGCGGCGTCGCTGAAGACCCTGAGCTGA
- a CDS encoding MurR/RpiR family transcriptional regulator: MPHEVKETFDRAPAPAALAAKVRTLAPSMTRSMQRVAEAVANDPAGCAALTVTGLAELTGTSEATVVRTARLLGYPGYRDLRLALAGLAAQQQSGRAPAITTDIAVDDPIADVVAKLAYDEQQTLADTAAGLDTVQLGAAVSAAATARRIDVYGVGASGLVAQDLAQKLLRIGLIAHAHSDPHLAVTNAVQLRAGDVAIAITHSGSTGDVIEPLRVAFEHGATTVAITGRPDGAVTQYADHILTTSTARESELRPAAMSSRTSQLLVVDCLFVGVAQRTYDTAAPALAASYEALAHRHRR, translated from the coding sequence GTGCCTCATGAAGTGAAGGAAACTTTCGACCGCGCTCCCGCGCCCGCCGCCCTCGCGGCCAAGGTCCGCACGCTCGCCCCGTCGATGACCCGCTCCATGCAGCGCGTCGCCGAAGCGGTCGCGAACGACCCGGCGGGCTGCGCGGCCCTCACCGTCACCGGCCTCGCCGAACTCACCGGCACCAGCGAGGCCACGGTCGTGCGCACCGCCCGCCTCCTCGGCTACCCCGGCTACCGTGACCTGCGCCTCGCCCTGGCCGGACTCGCCGCCCAGCAGCAGTCGGGCCGCGCCCCGGCCATCACGACCGACATCGCGGTGGACGACCCCATCGCGGACGTCGTCGCCAAGCTCGCCTACGACGAGCAGCAGACCCTCGCCGACACGGCCGCCGGGCTCGACACGGTCCAGCTGGGCGCGGCGGTGTCGGCCGCCGCCACGGCCCGCCGGATCGACGTGTACGGCGTCGGGGCGTCGGGGCTCGTCGCGCAGGATCTGGCGCAGAAGCTGCTGCGGATAGGCCTGATAGCCCACGCGCACAGCGATCCGCATCTCGCCGTGACGAACGCTGTGCAGCTGCGCGCCGGTGACGTGGCCATCGCCATCACGCACTCCGGGTCCACCGGTGACGTCATCGAGCCGTTGCGGGTCGCCTTCGAGCACGGGGCGACGACCGTCGCGATCACCGGGCGGCCGGACGGGGCGGTGACCCAGTACGCCGACCACATCCTCACGACCTCGACGGCCCGGGAGAGCGAGTTGCGGCCCGCCGCGATGTCGTCCCGGACCAGTCAACTGCTCGTCGTGGACTGCCTGTTCGTGGGGGTGGCCCAGCGGACGTACGACACGGCGGCGCCGGCGCTCGCCGCGTCCTACGAGGCACTGGCGCATCGGCATCGTCGTTAG